A window of the Agrococcus jejuensis genome harbors these coding sequences:
- the drmB gene encoding DUF1998 domain-containing protein, translating into MKRIEHELRLSETVRPYGVGSIVDVSGASLVAPDTSWWKPSNAPLLRCERLEAELSDGELRMAPYVADRPGARTYRLEYRRFPEWRFCDRCARLSRQTGSDKGSFTNRCQECRGGLVPVRFVAMCEGGSHVQDIQWFAWVHRGRTASAEHRQCRPDNTLRLRRVPGAGESLAGLVASCDRCSRSRSLSEVIGSEALTIDGFSCFGKQPWQSTKTDCPRPLRAVLRTSTSGYLADTLTALDIPEEQEQSAKSAEAIRQHAFFAKLQADPHGPFGDALVEMIAQETGLEADIVRAVAESGTSSSPDAVRRLKAGEWSAFVSRLEVQQDEHDPEFIVRRTARSSEVEAAGSVALAQRIRTFGAVDRVRVVSALRGFRRVSEDAEYVSADLRQVQSAKKIYPSMEQFGEGIIMTFDEGALADWESHPLVQRRVRDLAQAANVAMDSARLPDVTPRWVALHTLSHLLLRRLAFASGYTSASLSERIYAHGSESDPEAGIFIYTASGDAQGTLGGLARLARPRNFIGVLLEALEDAEVCSNDPVCLESGQAAVRANLAACHGCALVAETSCEVNNRFLDRALLLGGAGIADFEAMPGLLERVVSESRTMFA; encoded by the coding sequence ATGAAGCGGATTGAGCATGAGCTGAGGCTCAGCGAGACGGTCCGGCCGTACGGCGTCGGGAGCATCGTCGACGTCTCAGGTGCGTCGCTCGTCGCCCCAGACACGTCGTGGTGGAAGCCATCGAACGCGCCGCTGCTTCGATGCGAGCGGTTGGAGGCGGAGCTCTCGGATGGCGAGCTGAGGATGGCACCGTATGTGGCTGACCGCCCGGGAGCGCGAACCTATCGACTGGAGTACCGACGGTTTCCTGAGTGGCGCTTCTGCGATCGTTGCGCCCGACTCTCGCGGCAGACCGGCAGCGACAAGGGCTCGTTCACGAATCGCTGTCAGGAGTGCCGAGGGGGGCTCGTGCCAGTCCGCTTCGTGGCGATGTGCGAGGGCGGCAGCCACGTTCAGGACATTCAATGGTTCGCGTGGGTCCACCGAGGTCGCACAGCTTCCGCGGAGCACCGCCAGTGCCGACCGGACAACACGCTTCGACTGCGTCGTGTCCCGGGAGCCGGGGAGAGTCTGGCGGGCCTCGTGGCGTCGTGCGACCGATGCAGCCGGAGCCGTTCGCTGAGCGAGGTCATCGGGTCCGAAGCGCTCACCATCGACGGCTTCTCTTGCTTCGGCAAGCAGCCTTGGCAGTCGACGAAGACCGACTGCCCGCGTCCGCTCCGCGCCGTCCTGCGGACTTCGACATCGGGCTACCTGGCCGACACGCTCACCGCGTTGGATATTCCTGAGGAGCAGGAGCAGTCGGCGAAGAGCGCGGAGGCGATCCGACAGCATGCCTTCTTCGCGAAGCTGCAGGCAGATCCCCACGGGCCATTCGGCGATGCCTTGGTCGAGATGATCGCGCAGGAGACGGGCCTCGAAGCGGACATCGTGCGCGCAGTAGCCGAGTCGGGAACATCGTCCTCTCCCGATGCCGTGCGACGCCTGAAGGCGGGCGAGTGGTCGGCCTTCGTCAGCAGGCTTGAAGTGCAGCAGGACGAGCACGATCCCGAGTTCATCGTGCGTAGGACGGCCAGGTCCAGCGAGGTCGAGGCAGCAGGATCGGTCGCGCTTGCGCAGCGAATCCGCACGTTTGGGGCGGTCGATCGAGTCCGCGTGGTCTCAGCGCTGCGGGGCTTCCGCCGAGTTTCCGAAGACGCCGAATACGTCTCGGCGGACCTCCGGCAGGTGCAGTCCGCCAAGAAGATCTATCCGTCGATGGAGCAGTTCGGCGAGGGCATCATCATGACCTTCGACGAGGGAGCGCTCGCGGACTGGGAGTCTCATCCCCTCGTGCAGCGGCGGGTGCGTGATCTGGCCCAGGCAGCGAACGTCGCGATGGACAGCGCACGGCTGCCGGATGTCACGCCGCGTTGGGTTGCGTTGCATACCCTCTCCCACCTGCTCCTTCGGCGCCTTGCGTTCGCAAGCGGCTACACGAGCGCGTCCCTGTCCGAACGCATCTACGCACACGGCAGCGAGAGCGACCCGGAGGCGGGAATCTTCATCTACACGGCGTCAGGCGATGCGCAAGGGACGCTGGGCGGCCTGGCTCGCCTTGCGCGCCCGAGGAACTTCATCGGCGTACTGCTCGAGGCTCTTGAGGACGCCGAGGTCTGCTCCAACGACCCGGTCTGCTTGGAGAGCGGTCAGGCCGCGGTGCGCGCGAACCTGGCCGCGTGTCACGGGTGTGCACTGGTCGCCGAGACGTCGTGCGAAGTCAACAACCGCTTCCTCGACCGCGCGTTGCTCCTCGGCGGTGCAGGCATCGCCGACTTCGAGGCGATGCCGGGCCTGCTGGAGCGCGTCGTGTCGGAGTCGCGGACGATGTTCGCCTAG
- a CDS encoding DNA cytosine methyltransferase, which yields MPDSIHVLDLFAGAGGLTRGFHEASPRFRSVAAVEFDAAAAAAFSRNFSEAAVHPMDIRAWLDEGGATVGMAKVIVGGPPCQGFSTLGKRKVDDERNELWRQYERTILAVQPEYFVVENVAAFEKSPQFEQFQASTDGGELKDYAFKSGILNAADFGAPQARKRAILIGHHRDLPFPGWPTPTHKGRHVTVSEALASIPEPTDGIDLPDHRTIDFAGRTFRGSFTASELHLSRNYTDLSRRRFAAIPPGGNRFDLPDDLKAKCWIGHTSGSGDVMGRLHLHRPSVTIRTEFFKPEKGRYLHPRANRAITHREAARLQGFPDSHRFVGSKTEMARQIGNAVPVQLGAAIARNLEVALR from the coding sequence GTGCCCGACTCGATCCACGTCCTCGACCTCTTCGCCGGGGCCGGGGGCCTGACCCGCGGATTCCACGAGGCGTCACCACGTTTCAGGTCCGTGGCCGCTGTCGAGTTCGATGCCGCCGCCGCCGCCGCGTTCTCGCGGAACTTCAGCGAGGCGGCCGTGCACCCGATGGACATTCGCGCTTGGCTCGACGAAGGTGGCGCCACCGTTGGCATGGCGAAGGTCATCGTTGGCGGCCCGCCCTGCCAAGGTTTCTCGACGCTGGGAAAGCGAAAGGTTGACGACGAGCGGAACGAGCTCTGGCGCCAGTACGAGCGAACCATCCTCGCCGTTCAGCCCGAGTACTTCGTCGTCGAGAACGTCGCCGCGTTCGAGAAGTCCCCGCAGTTCGAGCAGTTCCAAGCCTCGACCGACGGAGGCGAGCTCAAGGACTATGCGTTCAAATCGGGGATCCTCAACGCGGCCGACTTCGGCGCACCCCAGGCCCGCAAGCGAGCGATCCTGATCGGACACCACCGCGACCTTCCGTTCCCTGGTTGGCCCACGCCGACGCACAAGGGAAGGCACGTGACCGTGTCGGAAGCACTCGCCAGCATCCCAGAGCCCACGGACGGCATCGACCTCCCTGATCACCGGACCATCGACTTCGCTGGCCGCACGTTCAGGGGCTCATTCACCGCGTCAGAACTCCACTTGTCTCGCAATTACACGGACCTGTCGCGGCGCCGGTTTGCTGCCATCCCGCCAGGTGGCAACCGGTTCGACCTGCCCGACGACCTGAAGGCGAAGTGCTGGATCGGGCACACGTCAGGTTCCGGCGATGTCATGGGCAGGTTGCATCTGCACCGACCGTCCGTGACCATCCGCACGGAGTTCTTCAAGCCGGAGAAGGGCCGCTACCTGCACCCGCGAGCGAACCGAGCCATCACGCATCGCGAAGCCGCCCGCCTACAGGGATTCCCCGACAGCCATCGATTCGTGGGATCGAAGACCGAGATGGCGCGTCAGATCGGCAACGCCGTCCCTGTTCAGCTCGGAGCCGCGATCGCCAGGAATCTAGAGGTAGCACTGCGGTAA
- a CDS encoding DUF2075 domain-containing protein gives MTGFEIERLPFVDEQVQAWAKAHPKAANWPVVYTLNGGGDVYIGESLNMASRAKQHRAAPEKRHLESMRVVMDPKFNKSVCLDLESYLIGLFSGEGKYRVLNRNDGIIDADYYDRERYQGTFREIFEQLRDDGLFERSIPEIRNSDLFKLSPFKALTHEQAIAVEDILEGLFADLGSERRTTSVIQGAPGTGKTIVAIYLIKLLRDIADRPRTEDLDRDSMFAEFFAEGYADVIAGRRIGFVIPQQSLRTSVQRVFKKTPGLHPGMVLTPFQVGNSEHDFDILVVDEAHRLNQRANQPSGPKNKQFQQITERLFGFDDASKTQLDWIQAKAKHVILMLDRAQSVRPADLPAATTAALVDEARRDDRLYPLTSQMRVAAGEDYVGFTRALLGDDPPAPTSFRDYDLRVFDDLGAMRREIRKRDDEVGLARLVAGYAWPWASKKDPTAYDIELDGERMRWNVTATDWINSPTSRDEVGSIHTVQGYDLNYAGVIIGPEVSLAPDGRVQFVRERYFDKKGAENNPKLGIVYSDADLLEFVRNVYSVLLTRGMRGTYVYVVDPALRERLRTTIATVDGR, from the coding sequence ATGACCGGCTTTGAGATCGAACGCCTGCCGTTCGTCGACGAGCAGGTGCAGGCATGGGCGAAGGCGCACCCGAAGGCAGCGAACTGGCCGGTCGTCTACACGCTCAACGGCGGCGGAGACGTCTACATCGGCGAGTCGCTGAACATGGCGAGCCGGGCGAAGCAGCATCGGGCAGCGCCTGAGAAGCGCCACCTCGAATCCATGCGAGTCGTCATGGACCCCAAGTTCAACAAGTCAGTGTGCCTCGACCTCGAGTCCTACCTCATCGGCCTATTCAGCGGCGAAGGCAAGTATCGGGTGCTGAATCGCAACGACGGCATCATCGACGCCGACTACTACGACCGCGAGCGATACCAGGGGACCTTCCGCGAGATCTTCGAGCAGCTGCGCGATGACGGGCTCTTCGAGCGCAGCATTCCCGAGATCCGCAACAGCGACCTCTTCAAGCTGTCGCCCTTCAAGGCGCTCACGCATGAGCAGGCGATCGCCGTCGAGGACATCCTCGAGGGACTGTTCGCCGACCTCGGGTCAGAGCGGCGCACCACGAGCGTGATCCAGGGCGCGCCTGGCACCGGCAAGACGATCGTCGCGATCTACCTGATCAAGCTGCTTCGCGACATCGCCGACCGGCCTCGCACGGAGGACCTCGACCGGGACTCGATGTTCGCGGAGTTCTTCGCCGAGGGCTACGCGGATGTGATCGCCGGTCGCCGCATCGGCTTCGTCATCCCGCAGCAGTCGTTGCGGACCTCGGTCCAGCGGGTGTTCAAGAAGACGCCTGGACTGCATCCTGGGATGGTGCTCACCCCATTCCAGGTCGGCAACAGCGAGCACGACTTCGACATCCTCGTCGTCGACGAGGCGCATCGGCTCAACCAGCGCGCGAACCAGCCGTCCGGGCCGAAGAACAAGCAATTCCAGCAGATCACCGAGCGGCTCTTCGGATTCGACGACGCCTCCAAGACGCAGCTCGACTGGATTCAGGCGAAGGCGAAGCACGTCATCCTCATGCTCGACCGCGCGCAGAGCGTGCGTCCTGCCGACCTTCCCGCTGCTACGACTGCCGCGCTCGTCGACGAGGCGCGGCGAGATGATCGCCTCTACCCGCTGACGTCGCAGATGCGGGTGGCAGCGGGTGAGGACTACGTCGGGTTCACCCGTGCGCTGTTGGGCGACGATCCCCCTGCGCCAACCTCCTTCCGTGACTACGACCTGCGAGTCTTCGACGACCTTGGCGCGATGCGCCGCGAGATCCGGAAGCGGGATGACGAGGTCGGTCTCGCGCGACTGGTCGCCGGCTACGCCTGGCCGTGGGCGTCGAAGAAGGACCCGACGGCCTACGACATCGAGCTCGATGGCGAGCGGATGCGGTGGAACGTGACCGCGACCGATTGGATCAACTCCCCGACCTCACGTGACGAGGTCGGGTCGATCCACACGGTGCAGGGCTACGACCTCAACTACGCCGGCGTGATCATCGGTCCGGAGGTGAGCCTCGCGCCCGACGGCCGGGTGCAGTTCGTGCGCGAGCGCTACTTCGACAAGAAAGGCGCCGAGAACAACCCGAAACTCGGGATCGTCTACTCCGACGCCGACCTGCTGGAGTTCGTGCGCAACGTGTACTCCGTGTTGCTGACGCGCGGGATGCGCGGGACGTATGTCTACGTCGTCGACCCGGCGCTGCGGGAGCGTCTTCGCACAACCATCGCCACCGTCGACGGCAGGTAG
- a CDS encoding nucleotide pyrophosphohydrolase, which translates to MASDSVTQALRDMVAERDWEQFHTPENLAKSISIEAAELLECYQWGPRDDAQAVQEELADVLTYCLMLADRLGLDPDAIVLEKLEKTKAKYPVERAKGRMTKHDRL; encoded by the coding sequence ATGGCTTCGGACTCGGTGACGCAAGCGCTCCGCGACATGGTCGCCGAGCGCGACTGGGAGCAGTTCCATACTCCGGAGAACCTCGCGAAGAGCATCTCGATCGAGGCCGCGGAGCTGCTCGAGTGCTACCAGTGGGGTCCTCGCGACGACGCGCAAGCGGTGCAGGAAGAGCTCGCCGACGTGCTCACCTACTGCCTCATGCTGGCCGACCGGCTCGGACTCGACCCCGACGCGATCGTGCTCGAGAAGCTCGAGAAGACCAAGGCGAAGTACCCGGTCGAGCGAGCCAAGGGGCGGATGACGAAGCATGACCGGCTTTGA
- the leuE gene encoding leucine efflux protein LeuE translates to MLGVTDLGGYLAGLAVIILMPGPNSMYVLSVAARRGIRAGYVAASGVFLGDAVLIVLTALGVASVLAANPMLFTIVQWGGAAYLAFLAITSLRAAWKQLRQRRVLRAPEDTSPIDLVRLEAAGIDAGELDVSREALATKPAKVERPFRRAFIVSILNPKAILFMFAFFVQFVDPTYEAPALTFALLGGLLELGSALYLTTLILVGSRLADAVRRRPLIAAGGNAAIGTVFLGFAAKLVTSPLH, encoded by the coding sequence ATGCTGGGCGTGACGGACCTCGGCGGCTACCTCGCCGGGTTGGCCGTCATCATCCTCATGCCCGGGCCGAACTCGATGTACGTGCTGTCGGTCGCGGCCCGCCGCGGCATCCGCGCCGGCTACGTCGCTGCGTCGGGCGTCTTCCTCGGGGATGCGGTGCTCATCGTGCTCACGGCGCTTGGGGTCGCATCGGTGCTGGCGGCGAATCCGATGCTGTTCACGATTGTGCAGTGGGGCGGCGCCGCGTACCTGGCGTTCCTCGCCATCACGTCGCTGCGGGCGGCGTGGAAGCAGCTCCGCCAGCGTCGCGTGCTGCGTGCGCCCGAGGACACCTCCCCCATCGACCTCGTGCGCCTCGAGGCCGCCGGCATCGACGCGGGCGAGCTCGACGTGAGCCGCGAGGCCCTCGCGACGAAGCCGGCGAAGGTCGAGCGACCGTTCCGCCGCGCGTTCATCGTGAGCATCCTCAACCCGAAGGCGATCCTGTTCATGTTCGCCTTCTTCGTGCAGTTCGTCGACCCGACGTACGAGGCGCCGGCGCTCACGTTCGCGCTGCTCGGCGGCCTGCTCGAGCTCGGCAGCGCCCTCTATCTGACGACGCTCATCCTCGTCGGCTCGCGCCTGGCGGATGCGGTGCGCCGCCGCCCGCTCATCGCCGCCGGCGGCAACGCCGCGATCGGCACGGTCTTCCTCGGGTTCGCCGCGAAGCTGGTGACGAGCCCGCTGCACTGA
- a CDS encoding ADP-ribosylglycohydrolase family protein: MLDEATRDRALGAILGSATGDALGAPCEFQPPLPSDDAVVMRAGGAFDWELGEWTDDTSMAVPILRALADGRELADESTLDLLVATWAQWASGAKDVGNQIRAVLGSLESPTAEAARAAARTIHDQAGRSGGNGSLMRTGPVALAFLGGGQEERLVHAARAISDLTHFDAETGDACVLWSLAIRHAIRTGEIDVHRGIRHVPFERRETWLARFDEAERLMPWQFPQNGWVVHALQASWSAIAHAETLERRLVLAVRCGNDTDTVAAIAGALAGAAAGASSIPDAWRRELHGWSGPGEVATAAHLEAWVERATAYAV; encoded by the coding sequence ATGCTCGACGAAGCCACCCGCGACCGCGCCCTCGGCGCCATCCTCGGTTCCGCGACCGGCGACGCACTCGGTGCGCCGTGCGAGTTCCAGCCGCCGCTGCCGAGCGACGACGCCGTCGTGATGCGTGCAGGCGGTGCGTTCGACTGGGAGCTCGGCGAGTGGACCGACGACACGTCGATGGCCGTGCCGATCCTGCGCGCGCTTGCCGACGGGCGCGAGCTCGCCGACGAATCGACGCTCGACCTGCTGGTCGCGACCTGGGCGCAGTGGGCGTCGGGTGCGAAGGATGTCGGCAACCAGATCCGCGCCGTGCTCGGCTCGCTCGAGTCGCCGACTGCCGAGGCCGCGCGGGCAGCCGCTCGCACCATCCACGACCAGGCGGGACGCAGCGGCGGCAACGGCAGCCTGATGCGCACCGGCCCGGTCGCGCTCGCCTTCCTCGGCGGCGGTCAGGAGGAGCGTCTCGTGCACGCGGCCCGAGCCATCAGCGACCTCACCCACTTCGACGCCGAGACCGGCGACGCGTGCGTGCTGTGGTCGCTCGCCATCCGTCACGCGATCCGCACCGGCGAGATCGACGTGCACCGTGGCATCCGCCACGTGCCGTTCGAGCGTCGCGAGACGTGGCTGGCCCGGTTCGACGAGGCCGAGCGGCTCATGCCGTGGCAGTTCCCGCAAAACGGATGGGTCGTGCACGCGCTGCAGGCGTCGTGGTCGGCGATCGCGCACGCCGAGACGCTCGAGCGGCGCCTCGTGCTCGCCGTGCGCTGCGGCAACGACACCGACACGGTCGCCGCGATCGCCGGCGCGCTCGCGGGTGCCGCGGCGGGTGCATCGAGCATTCCGGATGCGTGGCGGCGCGAGCTGCACGGATGGTCCGGCCCGGGCGAGGTCGCAACTGCTGCGCACCTGGAGGCATGGGTGGAGCGCGCGACGGCCTACGCGGTCTGA